GTCCTTCCTAATACAAGAACCTTCAATACTATAGAAGAAAAAATTAATTACTTGATCGACAATGATTATTTAGAAACAGCATTTATTGAAAAATATTCTATGGCTTTTATTGAACAATTATACACATTTCTTGCTGAACAACATTTTGAATTTAAATCATTTATGGCAGCTTACAAGTTTTATTCACAATATGCGCTTAAAAACAATGAAGGAACTGAATACTTAGAAAGTTATGAAGACCGTGTGGCTTTTAATGCCTTGTATTTCGCTGACGGAAATGAAGAATTAGCTTTAATTCTAGCCGACGAAATGATCCACCAACGTTATCAACCTGCTACACCTTCTTTCTTGAATGCTGGACGTAAACGCCGTGGCGAGCTTGTTTCTTGTTTCTTGATTCAAGTAACAGATGATATGAACAGCATTGGTCGTTCAATCAACTCAGCTTTACAGTTATCACGTATCGGTGGCGGTGTGGGTATCACATTAGCAAACTTACGTGAGGCAGGTGCACCCATTAAAGGATACGAAGGAGCTGCCAGCGGCGTAGTTCCTGTCATGAAATTGTTCGAAGATAGCTTTAGCTATTCTAATCAATTAGGCCAACGTCAAGGTGCTGGAGTAGTGTATCTAAACGTCTTCCATCCAGATATCGAAATGTTCCTTTCAACGAAGAAAGAAAATGCGGATGAAAAAGTTCGTGTGAAGACTTTATCTTTAGGCGTTGTGGTTCCTGATAAATTTTACGAATTAGCACGTAATAATGAAGATATGTATCTATTTAGCCCATACAGTGTTGAACGTGAGTATGGTGTGCCATTCTCTTATGTTGATATTACAAAAGAATACGATAATCTTGTGGCTAACCCTAAGATTCGTAAACGTAAAATCAAAGCCCGTGATCTAGAAAATGAAATTTCTAAATTACAACAGGAATCCGGCTATCCATATATCATCAACATTGATACAGCGAACAGAAGCAATCCAGCTTATGGCAAAATCATCATGAGTAACTTATGTTCAGAAATCTTACAAGTTCAAACACCATCAGTTTTAAATGGCAAACAAGAATATGAAACACTTGGTACAGATATCAGCTGTAACTTAGGTTCAACCAACATCGTCAATTTGATGGACAGTCCTGACTTTGGTAAATCAGTTCGTGCTATGACACGTGCCTTAACATTTGTTACGGACGCGTCAGATATCGATGTGGTTCCTTCTATTCAAAACGGAAACAGATTAAGTCATACAATCGGACTTGGTGCGATGGGCCTGCATACGTTCTTTGCTAAAAATCATATGGAATATGGTTCTAAAGATTCACTAGATTTCACCAATGTTTACTTTACTTTATTGAACTACTGGACTTTAGTAGAAAGCAATAACATTGCTAAACAATACAATGAAACCTTCCATAATTTTGAAAAATCCGATTATGCTAATGGTTCCTATTTTGATAAATATATTGAAGGAGATTTCACTCCACAATCAGATAAAGTCAAAGAAATTTTTAAAGACATTTTTGTTCCAACTTCTGAAGACTGGGCAAACTTACGTGATGCAGTGAAAAAAGACGGTCTATATCACCAAAATCGGTTAGCTGTCGCTCCGAATGGTTCTATTTCTTATATCAATGATACAAGTGCTAGTATCCACCCAATCACTCGCATGATTGAAGAGCGCCAAGAAAAGAAAATCGGTAAAATTTATTACCCAGCTCCTCATTTAGCAAATGACACAATTCCTTATTACACATCTGCTTATGATATGGATATGCGTAAAGTGATCGATGTTTATGCAACAGCGCAACAACATGTGGATCAAGGTATGAGTTTAACATTGTTTATGCGTTCTGAAATTCCAGAAGGTTTATATGAATGGAAAGATTCACCAAAACAAACAACTCGTGATCTGAATATTTTACGCCACTATGCTTTCCATAAAGGTGTTAAATCAATTTATTATGTACGAACATTTACTGATGATGCCGAAGAAATTGGAAGTAACCAATGTGAGAGTTGTGTCATCTAAAAATTGAAACCAACAAACTCGTAAAAAAACAAACAAGGCGCCCTCTGGTCGCCTTGTTCCATGATTTATTGTATTGGTAATGAGGAGGAAAATACATGGCAACGTATTATGAAGCAATTAACTGGAATGCTATCGAAGATGTAATCGATAAATCAACTTGGGAAAAGCTAACGGAACAATTTTGGTTAGATACTCGTATCCCTCTATCAAATGATCTAGATGACTGGAGAACTCTTTCAGACCTCGAAAAAACAACTGTAGGCTATGTCTTTGGCGGTTTGACACTATTAGATACTGTTCAGTCTGAAAGTGGGATGGAACAGTTAAGAAATGATGTCCGTACACCACATGAAGAAGCTGTTTTAAACAATATCCAGTTTATGGAATCTGTTCATGCAAAAAGCTATTCATCAATCTTTAGTACATTAAATACTAAAAAAGAAATCGATGATATCTTCGAATGGACAAATACCAATGTGTATTTGCAAACTAAAGCTGAGAAAATCAACGAGATTTATAAAAATGGTACACCGTTAGAAAAGAAAGTTGCTAGTGTGTTTTTAGAAACTTTCTTATTCTACTCTGGTTTTTATACGCCTTTGTACTACTTAGGAAATAACAAACTAGCAAATGTCGCTGAAATCATCAAATTAATCATTCGTGATGAATCTGTTCATGGTACTTATATTGGATACAAATTCCAATTAGGGTTTAACGAATTAACTGAAGCAGAACAAAATGATATGAAAGATTGGATGTATAATCTTCTTTACGAGTTATATGAAAATGAAGAACGTTATACAGAAGAACTATATGACGGATTAGGCTGGACTGAAGAAGTAAAAACATTCCTACGTTACAATGCCAATAAAGCATTGATGAACCTTGGTATGGATCCACTGTTTGCTGATACAGCGAATGATGTCAACCCAATCGTGATGAACGGTATTTCTACTGGTACAAGTAATCATGATTTCTTCTCACAAGTCGGTAATGGTTATTTATTAGGAACCGTTGAAGCTATGAAAGATGATGATTATCTGATTGGTATGGAATAATTATTACTATAAAAAATAAGTATAAGATAAAACTCAAGTAGTTTTGATCTTAGGCTTATTTTTTTATAGAACAAGTCATTCCCTATACATTTAACAATCATTTCAAGAGGTGCCTTATGACTATATTTTTATATAAATTATTGCTAGGATTTATTGTAGGAAGTCTAATCGCCACATTCTCCTATACTACAAATTTACTCACAAAGTCTGGGGCTTTTGCTGTGATTTTTATTGCTGGTGTCGTTTGTGGATTTGGCCCGTGGTTTACTTGGTTGTTACTGATTTTATTTTTTGGTAGTTCTGGATGTGTACATCTAGCAAAAAAAGTGATGAAGATAGCTAAAATTGACTCTATTGCTGAAAAAGGTCATACTAGAGATGCTTGGCAAGTGCTTGCTAACAGTCTTCCAGCAATTATTTCCTTAGTTCTTTTCTACTATACAGAAAATCAATTATTTATGATTGGTTATGTTAGTGCCATCGCGGGTGCGACAGCCGATACTTTAGGATCTGAGATAGGTATTTTAAGTACACAAGTACCACGTTCGATTATTACACTTAAACCAATTGAACCAGGTCTTTCTGGTGGTGTTTCTATCCTTGGAAGTGTTGCCTCAATCTTCGGAAGCCTATTAATTTCATTTGCATTTTGGCTATTTTTCGGGTGGAATCACTTTTCTCAACTCCCAACAAGCGTCATGATTATTCTGCCATGTATTTGTGGCATTGTTAATTCTATTGTGGATAGTTTATTAGGAGCAACCCTTCAAGCAAAATATCGCTGTGTTATCTGTGAACAACTCACTGAACAAAAAAAACATCATTTACAACCAAGTAAGCTAGTTAACGGTATCTCATGGTTTTCTAATGATTGGGTGAATTTTTTTAGCGGTTCTTTGACGGTCTTATTAAGTTGGGTCATTATTTTTTATATGTACTAATAGTTACAAAAAAGGTATCCTCAAGAAATTCAAGGTTACCTTCTTTTTGTTATGCTCATAAAAAATAGTTTAAATGCTTACCAAACGAAGCTTCGTTATATTTTTATAGATTGATAAATCTTCTATAACTTCTGCATACGTCATTCCTTTAGGTAAATCAATCGTATAAATATTCGTGTAAATTTGTGTATCATCAACTAATACTACATTGAAGTTTACATCTTCGATTTCGATTTTATGTTCTTCAAAATACTGATTGATAAATTCTTTTGTTTCCTGTTTGTGTATATAGCGGATTTCTAATTTTTTTGTAGTAGGTACATGAATCACTTTTCTCACAACAGTCAATGCAACAAAAACACCAATGAAACTAGTGATTGCAATCGCATAATACCCCATACCAATTGCAATACCTAAGCCTGCCACAGCCCAAAGTGAAGCGGCTGTTGTTAAACCTGTTACAGATTGTTTAGTCACAATAATTGTTCCAGCACCTAAAAAACCGATTCCACTCACTACTTGAGCAATCAACCGTGCTTGGTCAGAACGGATCACACCAGTCAATTCAGGATGATTAACAGCATCTTGCAAAGTACTCGCAGCTATTTCAACTTGAATCAGTGCAATGATAGTAGCACCCATACAAACCAAAATATGCGTCCTCATACCAGCAGGCCGGTTTTTATATTGCCGTTCGAATCCAATCACTCCGCCAATCAGCATAGCTAAACATAGTCGAATAATAATCTCAGGAACTGTTAAATTTATATCCATCCTATTCATTCCTCCTACCTATTCTATTTCATTATAGCACTAATTCAAATTGAGGGAGTGAGGATCATTTCCAGAAAAAAAGCGTGACTGAAGAGGTTCCTTCAATCACAGCCTTTCGTTCTTATAATTTACTTGCTGCCGCCTCATCGATGATGACAACAACATCTGAATGATTTTGTAAAGCACTTGCAGGTAAATCAACAGAAACAGGTCCATCGATCATTCCTTTGATCGCATCGGCTTTCGCTTCACCATAAGCCATTAAAATCATTTTTTTACCTTTCATGATTGAACCGATTCCCATTGAAACAGCTCTTGTTGGTACATCTTCTACTTTTTCAAAATTACGTTTATTCGCATTGATTGTAGATTCTGTCAATTCAACGACATGCGTTAAACTATCTAACGGAGTTCCTGGTTCATTAAAACCAATATGTCCATTTTGACCAATACCTAGAATTTGAATATCGATCGGGTTACTATCGATAATGCTTTCGTAGTGCTTGCATTCAGTCGCTAAATCGTCCGCTTTTCCGTTTGGTACGTATGTGTTTTTAAATGGTTTTTTATTGAATAATTGATCATTCATGAAATAACGATAACTTTGATCATCGTCTCCACCTAAGCCAACATATTCATCTAAATTTACAGAAGTCATGTCTGTAAAATCTAAATCACTTGCAGTCATTTCTTTATACAATGTTTCAGGTGTACTTCCTGTCGCAAGCCCCAAAACTTTTGCACCCTTATCCATACCTTCTTTGATTAGTTCAAATGCTTTTTTTCCGCCTTCTTCTGCGTTTGCTACTTTGATAATTTTCATCGAAAATTGCTCCCTTATATCCAGATTTGGTATAGTCCAATTATAACACCCTATAAAACAGATTTCTAGTCTAAAGTAGAGATAAAATAAAAAAAACTTCAATCCTCTTTCGAGAATTGAAGTTTATCAATTAATATCCATCCTAATATTGGCCCTCATCCGCTACATTTTGATCTGTATAGGAATTGGGATCAACATTCGTACCATCTTGACTATAATCATAATTAGTAGCTGCATCAGACGCTCCATCATAAGAACCCGTCTCATTCCCACTAATCTGATTACTGTAATTACTGCTATCTTTTGCCTGCATGTCTTTATTTTCTGGTAACCCTAATTGAGACCGTAATTTTGTTTGCACTTCGTAGAGTTTAGTTGGATCTAAGATTTGGTAATAGATACCACCAATCATTGTACCTTCCCCCTCTAGCTGTAGAGAGTCAATATTTTTAAAGGCTGGCATATACTTCTTCTGAATATCTACCATATTATCCCAAGTTAAATCCGTTCTTACATTATCTTTTACTGCGTCCAAAATTTTTCTGTATTTTGAAATACCATCTAAACTGATGATCTTATTCACAATTTTTTCGACAACTTCTCGCTGTCTTCTTTGACGTCCTATATCGCCTTCTGGATCTTCTTCACGCATCCTTGCATATGCCAATCCAGTCTCACTATCAAGCTTGATATGACCCTTTGGAACTGTAATACCATCTAGTGTAAATTCAAAAGGATTATCAACTTCAATGCCGCCTACAGCGTCAATTAAATCTTTTAAACCTTTCATATTAATCGATACATAGTTATCTATTGGGATATCCAATAAATTCTCTACTGTATCAATCGCCATCTTAGCTCCACCTTTAGCTCCACCAAAAGCATAAGCATGATTCAATTTATCTTCTGTACCATATCCAACAATCTCAGTTAGGATATCTCTATCTAAACTAATCATTGTAGATTTTTTTTCTTTAGGATTAATTGTAACTACCATTGTTGTATCAGAACGACCTTGCTCTGTCCGTCCCAAGTCACCAGTATCAATTCCCATCAGTAAAACTGAAAAAGGTTCTTGCGCATCAATATTTACAGCCGTATCTCTTCTTTTAGAAGTCCGGTCGATCGATTCATACACACCTTTTACTGTACCAGTTGCATCTGAATACATTTTAATCCCATATGCACAGAAACCCGCAACGGAAACAAGAACTAATCCTAAAGCAGTTAATATTACTTTTTTCCATAACTTCATAAGACACTTCCTCATTTTTGCAAGAATAATTCATGAAACCTATTTTCTCACAATTTGAACCATGCCGCAACTTTTTTTGGGAATTGGCATGATATCTTAATGTATTTGTAAAATAATAACAGTTAAGGAAGAGAATTATCAATCTCTCCTAAATATGTCTCGAGTATAAACTTTCTCTTCACAATCACTCAAATCATCTTCGAATCGATTGGAAACAATTATATCAGACAATTTTTTAAATTCTTTAAGATCTCTGATAACATTTGAATGATAGAAAGAATCTTCTTTTAATGTGGGTTCAAATATAATTACATCTATTCCTTTTGCTTTTAATCGTTTCATTATTCCTTGAATTGAAGAATATCTAAAATTATCAGAGTTTGCTTTCATTGTCAGTCTATATATTCCTACAACTTTAGGATTTTTTGCTAAAATCTGATCAGCAATAAAATCTTTTCTTGTTGTGTTTGCTTCTACGATTGCTCCAATAATATTATTGGGGACTTGATCATAATTTGCTCTTAATTGTTTTGTATCTTTTGGAAGACAATAGCCTCCGTAACCAAATGAAGGATTATTATAATGCGTGCCGATTCTAGGATCTAGACCAACGCCTTCAATAATCTGTTTTGCATTTAAATTACGAACTTCAGCATAAGTGTCCAACTCATTAAAATAGGCAACTCTCAAAGCTAAATATGTGTTAGAAAATAACTTGATTGCCTCTGCTTCAGCAGAATTAGTTAATAGAATCTCACTATTTTTTTCGACTGTATTTTCTAAAAACATATTTGCGATTTCTTGAGCTCGCTCTGAGCATTCACCTATTATGATTCTAGACGGATAGAGATTATCGTAGAGAGCTTTTCCTTCACGAAGGAATTCCGGTGAGAATATGATGTTGTTAGTATTGTATTTTTTCTTTAAAGATTCTGTATATCCTACAGGAACAGTTGATTTAATAATAAAACACGCATCAGGTCTGATTTCTAAGCTTTTTTCTATGACAAACTCAACAGTTGTAGTATCGAAATAATTTTTCTTTTCATCATAGTCTGTTGGTGTCGCAATGATTAGAAAGTCCCCAAACTCAACTGCGTTTATGAAGTCTTTTGTAAATTTGAGATTCAAATCAGATCTTTCTAAAAAATGATGGATCTCTGCATCATCCAAAGGAGAGATTTGTTCATTAAGCATATTAATTTTTTCATCATCAATATCATACGCAATCACTTCTTCTCTTTGTGACAATAATAATGCATTTGCTAAACCAACATAACCAAGACCAAAGATTGATATTTTCATTTTAACTCCTCCAATTGGAAACATTTATTATTTTTATAATATACTGTGTTATTAATATAATCGGGTAATAGAGTAACAGAGATACAATGATAGTTATTATAAAAACTATATACCAACTATGTACACCTTTTACTTCTAAAAAATTAATTATCAAATTATGTGTTAACATAAAATATAGACTTTCTTTTCCAAAAAAAGCTAACATATTCAGCGGAAGGCCTTTCTTTTTTTCTAAAAATATTGATATGACAAAAATAAGCTGACATATTGCCACTGGAACTATTATATTTATAATTAATGGTGATGCCACAGCATTTTTCAAATCAATATTCAAGTCTACTAATTTTAAATGAAAGAAAAACATGAATACTAGCAAAATAACTATTGCTAATTTACTAATTATCACTCTCCGTTGCCAATTCTCTTTCATATATACACCTATGGAAAAGAAAACTATAGCTATAGGAATCACGTTAATGTCCATAGGTAAAGTTATATACTGAAAAACGAGCTGAAATGTAAAATAGCATGTAAACAAAAAAGCAATTTTAATAGCCTTTTTGTTTATTTTTTGGTAAAAATAAAATATAATTTCAGTAAAAAAAAGCACTGGGATAAACCAAAAAGCACCTATAATTCCTGTAACTTTCGTACCACTATAAATAAGCTTGAGGAGTTCTTTACATATAAAAGATGCGTCAAATTCCCAAACTAATACTTGAAAAAGTAAAATACATAAAATTCCATATACATAGTATGGGATCCACAATGAAATAATTTTTTTGCGAAAAAAATCTGTAAATTTTTGTTCATATCCCCTTTTGTTCAAAAATCCACTTATTATAAAAAACAACGGAACATGGAACCAAAACAGATACTTCATTTGTGGAAATCCTGAATGACCTAAAATAATAGAAAGTATGCCCACTCCCTTAGCATAATCAATCCACTGAACCCTACTTGACAAGTTATCACCTTTTTCATTATTAATCTTATTATGAAAATAAACAGTCTTCTCATGTACATTTTTAATAACTAGTAAACAAGTATCATTCTTCACACTCATTTCAATTATTATAGATTTCCAAATTCAATCTTCAATCTATTATATTGAATTCTCTTGACTACTGGCTGAATTATAACAACCTCAGCCTCTAAAACAACATTTTTATACTTGCAAGACCCATTCCATATATAGAATAACTTCTTTACTAGTTTTAGCTAAAGAATCTATACTAAAACTATTCAAAATTCCAAAGTTTCGAATTGTTTCTAATTTCAAGAATTTTACTGAACGTTGAAGCCTGCACTAATAATGTAGCCAAAAATAGAAGCAACGTGACGAGACTAGAATATTCATATGGGAATGTATTCATGCAAGCTGCGATAAAAAACAAGATTATACAAATAATTTGCTTAAAGAAACTAATCTTAAAGTTACATTTTCTAGAAAAATATGTTCTAGCAATACAGAAAATTATATAAGAAAACGCCGTAGAGATTGCGGCTCCTACAGTACCAAACTTAGGAACCAAAAGATAATTCAAAATAATATTAGGAATAATCGATAGAATACTAATCCAAATATTATAATAACTTCTACCTGAAAAAACGATTCCTAGAGTAGTAGTTTCACTCAATGTATATAATATAGGCGTCAAAGCCAACAATCCAGCTATATATTGTGCTTCAGCATAGTCATTAGACAATATCAAAACAATATATTTTTTAAAAAACAAGACAAAAAAGAAACCTATAGTCATGATTAAAAGCAACATATCACTTATAAAAGAAAAATGTTTGATATCTTTTTTTTCTTTATCCCACCTATACGCAGTTGGAACCCAAAAGCTAGTAAACGCACTTTGAATAATTTGTAAAATATTTGAAATCTTCAAGGCCGCCGTGTAAATACCTAATTCATAAAAAGTACTATATCCTCTTAAAAAGAATCTACTCGAAGTATTCAAAAGATTACTTAAAGATGCAGCGATTATTAAAGGTATACCAAAAATAAGCATCTTTTTCATTAAGTTACTATCAAATATATCTACATTTATTTTAAAAAGATGTCTATATTTTAAAATCAAAAATATATCTCCAAAAAATTGCCCAAATATCGTTGCATATACGATTGTTAAAAATGTTCTTTTTCCAACCAAAACTAGCACCAATGTAAAAACAAATATTACAATTTTTAAAAATATTGAAAAAATTGAGTATTCTACAGCTTTTTCGGCCATTCTAATTGACAATAAGATAAACCTCTCAATAACTGAAAAGATAATCATTATTCCAAATAGGATACTTATTTGCGTATAATTTGGATTAGAGAAAAATAAGATAGAAAATTGTTTTTTAAATAGAATAGTTATAGTACATAACAAAACAGCAGCTAATACAGGAATTAATAAAGCATTTTGAAAAATTTTAATTTTATTGTCATCTCTGTGATACTCTCTTGTGTATGATTGGTCTATTCCCAAATAAATAATTGATAACAAAAAATATTGAATAACTGAAAACATGCTCGCTTTCCCGAATTCTGCCGGATTTATATAGTAAGTTGTAACAGGGATCGTTAAAAATGAAATCGCAGCTCCCAAAATGGGCCCTAAAGAAAATCCTATTAGTTTGGAAATAAATTTTTTCATAGTCAACCTCCCTTAAATAAATCTTGAATATGTGACTCCCATTTTCCTTTGATTATTTCTGGTGTAAAATCTTTTGACCGTTTTTTAGCTAGATGACTAAGGTCTTTATAAAAAACATCATCGCTTAAAAGCTTTTTGACTGCCTCAGACATTTTAAGAATATCAAAAGACTCTATTACGATACCAAACTCATCGTCACCTATAATTTCTCTAGGACCGGTTGTATCGAATGAAATCACTGGTAATCCAAAGGTCATTGCTTCTACTATAGACAGACCAAATCCTTCCCATCTAGAAGTAGACAGAAAGATTTTTCCGTTTTTATATAGCTCTGCTAATTCATTTTCATTCAATGCTCCTAATAAAATTATCCTATCATTCAAGTCATTCTTAACTATCATCTCTTTTATTATTTTTTCTTGTTTTTTGGTTCCTGAACCAGCAAATTTCACTATTACATCTCTTGGTAATAAGTTAACTAACTCAATTAAAAAATCAATTCCTTTAGATTTAACATCAAATCTTGACACAAAAACAATATCATTTCTATTACTTGAGACACTATTTACTTTTGAATTCATCGTAACACTATTAGAAATGCTTACTGTATTATGGTTGTACCTAGCAAAAGCCCGTCTATCTGCTTCAGTTAGACAAACAACAGAGTCACTGCATATTAATCCTTCTAAATATTTATCTTTAATTTCACTATAATAGTTTTCCAAATATACTTCAGCAGTGCTATGTTGCCAAGCAATTACTTTAATTTCTGGAATGTACTCCTTTATAGACTGACTAAATGTTGTTAGAAATCCACCACTTAAAATTACTAAATCAATTTTTTGTTCTTTGAGATAATTTAGTAATCGTCCATGCCTTCTCTTAAATTCTACTACCGGATTGGCTTTTCCATTAGAAAAGATAGTTTTTCTAAGTACTTTTCTCTTCAATTTAGAAAATAGAGTTAACTCATCTTGGGTTTTATCTATTTTCATTTCTAGTTCATCGATATTAAAAAATGGCTCTTCTGGTCGAAATGAGTAAAATGATACTTTATTTTCTTTAAGAGAAAGTTGTTTACCTAGATTCAAAACAATTTTTTGTTGTCCACCAAGTTTAAAATCAGTATTAACTAAACAGATATTCATTTACTAATTCCTTTCTCATCCGAGAAACTCTTCATTGTCTTTATTATTTAGCAAGATAACTCCAAAAAGTAACAAGAAATTTGTACTCACGTTAAAAACACTTTGCTCCATCAAACCAAAAATCAAAAAAATTAATAGATATATATTCCAATATTTTAGGTAGTAATTATTTAAAGTTTTTGATATTCGATATAAGTACAAACTAAGTAAGCCTATAGAGAATGCACCATAATTTAATAAGTATTTCAAGTAGACATTGTCTAAAACCTTATATTGAAAGCCTACAACTTCTTGGACTGAATAATTTAGACTACTGTATTCAACTTGTTGTCCAAAAAAGGTAAGTCTATAC
This genomic stretch from Enterococcus haemoperoxidus ATCC BAA-382 harbors:
- a CDS encoding glycosyltransferase, with the protein product MNICLVNTDFKLGGQQKIVLNLGKQLSLKENKVSFYSFRPEEPFFNIDELEMKIDKTQDELTLFSKLKRKVLRKTIFSNGKANPVVEFKRRHGRLLNYLKEQKIDLVILSGGFLTTFSQSIKEYIPEIKVIAWQHSTAEVYLENYYSEIKDKYLEGLICSDSVVCLTEADRRAFARYNHNTVSISNSVTMNSKVNSVSSNRNDIVFVSRFDVKSKGIDFLIELVNLLPRDVIVKFAGSGTKKQEKIIKEMIVKNDLNDRIILLGALNENELAELYKNGKIFLSTSRWEGFGLSIVEAMTFGLPVISFDTTGPREIIGDDEFGIVIESFDILKMSEAVKKLLSDDVFYKDLSHLAKKRSKDFTPEIIKGKWESHIQDLFKGG
- a CDS encoding lipopolysaccharide biosynthesis protein; its protein translation is MKKFISKLIGFSLGPILGAAISFLTIPVTTYYINPAEFGKASMFSVIQYFLLSIIYLGIDQSYTREYHRDDNKIKIFQNALLIPVLAAVLLCTITILFKKQFSILFFSNPNYTQISILFGIMIIFSVIERFILLSIRMAEKAVEYSIFSIFLKIVIFVFTLVLVLVGKRTFLTIVYATIFGQFFGDIFLILKYRHLFKINVDIFDSNLMKKMLIFGIPLIIAASLSNLLNTSSRFFLRGYSTFYELGIYTAALKISNILQIIQSAFTSFWVPTAYRWDKEKKDIKHFSFISDMLLLIMTIGFFFVLFFKKYIVLILSNDYAEAQYIAGLLALTPILYTLSETTTLGIVFSGRSYYNIWISILSIIPNIILNYLLVPKFGTVGAAISTAFSYIIFCIARTYFSRKCNFKISFFKQIICIILFFIAACMNTFPYEYSSLVTLLLFLATLLVQASTFSKILEIRNNSKLWNFE